CGCTTTATGAGAGTGAAGAAAGCAGACAGCAAGATTTGAAGGAAGATAGCAACGCATTTCAAAGACCACAAAGACTGTGGTCCTTGTTCTTGGGTTGTCACTGTTCGTGCAACTGTAGCCCCCAAAGCTGGCGGATCTTCCCTGCATGAGCTGAACCTTTGAGCATGTCGTGTGCTCCTCTCCGTTCCTTGCTTGTAATGGTGGAGAACAAGCATGGGCAATGATGGAGGATGGTGTGCAGGTAGGGGACCAAGCGAGTGCAGAACAGGACAAAGGAGGTGTGTCTGCAATGAGATCTTCACCTTTTGTTCATGGCAGTGGGCCAACGTTCTCGGAGGCCATGTCCTGTGAGTGAATGATGGTGGTGGGCAGATGATAGATAGCAtggattagagagagagagagagagagagagagagagagagagagaaggcggcCTGATGTTTAAGTTTCCTCAAGCTGTGTACAAAGCTGAGCTcagttcatttaaaataaaggttGTGCACAGTGCTCTCCTCCTTTATTGTTTGAATTAAAGCATAGGATTCATCAATGAGGGAATGAATGCTTCGGATGCTAAACTTCCTTTtcagcacctctctctctctctctctctctctctctctctctctctctctctctctcacaatacACAGAGAGAAGTTTGGATCAATTACACTCATCTATCAGTTCATCTTCAGAAGATGAAATTTTCATTCATGCTTATAATTACGATATCATAATTAAAAATACCCATTGTATTTATTGTCTTTAGATTCCTACTGGTGATCAAGAACTTGACACGGCAGGCACGATTCTTAAAGATGGCAATCGAGTCTGCCCACGCAGCTCAAAGCGTGATACGACATGGTGGCAGGGACGTGCTCTACGGTCGACGATTGGAATACTTTCTCGGGGGCCCATGGATAAGTCCGGCCCGCTTAAGGAAGCCGGATCCAGATTTATCGGATCGGATCTTTTCGGAGTCAGATCCAATTTTTCCAGCTCGAGCCGATCCGCTTGGATGTACCGTTGCATCACGGCCGTTCGATCCCCGACGCTTGGGCTTGATGCCCCCGCACGCGGACCCAACACGTGCGAGGAGGCGCGCCGCATCGGTCGATTAAGAGCCTATCAGTTTCAAAGTTACTGACCGTTGGATGGGCTCCACAAAAAAGGAATAGTAAGTTTATCCCCCAGAATACGAAATACCCGTAATGTTACTGCCCATTCTAGTGGGACCAGATTCGAGTCTCCTATGGGAGAAACGGTTCACGATGACATTGGTGGATCAACAAAGATTGCTCAGGTCGCGAGAAGGATGTGGGTAAAGGAAGGCACGAACATAATCGTACTCGGCCGCGGTGTCCGAGTGGGAGCGCAGCGAGAGGGAGAGTGAAGCCGCTACATCGCCGGACTGCTTGAGCCCTAGCCGCCTCCACACATCCTGATCTAGGGGTTCTCGCCTCTCTCGTCCGCGGATTTCTCTTCTCCTTTCCCACGATCTCGTTGCTCGGGCGTAGAGAAGCGCTCCATGaacatcttcaagaagaagacctCTCCCAAGGGTGAGACAAAAAGATTATTTCTTGATCTGCATTTTGCCTCGACTCGATGGATTCGGTCTGCTCACCTTGATTTTTCGTTGGATGGTGGGTTTGATGTATACGAATCTTTCCTTTGCCTTCAAGAAAGGAAGGAATTTGTTTCTCTTGATATGGTGCTTATTTTGTGGCGAATTTTTCCGTCGAAATTGTTGCTTTACCAGTTAGGGTTttgtctctttctttctttccctttatTGATTCCATTAATAGGATACTTTGAGAGCTCCTCTCCGAATCTTATGGCTGTTCTTTTACCTCGCAGATGCTCTCAGGACGAGCAAAAGGGAAATGGCAGTCGCCACAAGGGGTAAGTCTCTCGTCTTCAGATCTTTAGGGTTTTATTCCGGACAGAGGTGCTTTCCTTTGTCTATCTGCAAAATGTCAAGTTGCAATTTGATCTGTTTCTTTCTCCTCGTCTTGGTTTGGGAAGAATAAATTATGTCATGATTTGAGTGCTTATGATCCTACCATCTTGGCTTCAGGTGTGGAACGCGAGATCGCTTCGCTGCAGTTAGAGGTTTGTTGTTCCTCTATGCACTGCATTTAAATAATCTTTTGTGCATCATTTTGTCTGTCTACTGTTACTTACAAGCCAGTCATCAGGAGAAAAAACTGGTTGCAGAGATCAAGAAGACTGCACAAACTGGGAACGAGGCAAGCTTTTCTCTGTATTtatttttcatgtcatgatttcctCATTGTGTTCTTATGGCCGCTTTATTTTTTCAAGAAGTATATCTGTATTTTATTGGAATGTTCATCGCAAACATATACCATTCTGGACAGGAGGGGTATAGCACATTGTTATTTGGTACATTTACTCTTGCAGGCTGCCACCCGGATCTTAGCTCGCCAACTCGTTCGTCTAAGGCAGCAAATTACAAACTTGCAGGGAACTCGTGCACAAATAAGAGGCATAGCAACCCATACTCAGGTCAGGCATTCTGAGTTAGTAGATGTAGTTATGGAATACCATTGTCTTCAAATCATACCTCAACTTGTGAAGAAACTGATATTTGGCTTTCTTTCAGGCTATGTATGCAAATACGTCATTATCCACAGGAATGAAAGGTGCAAGCAAAGCGATGGCTGCTATGAACAAGGTTTGGAAGTTTAATTTTGTATTATGTGGTGACAGCTTGTTTCAGTAATGGATAATCTAGCTAGATGTTCAATCATTAGCATGCTTGCATGTTGATATGTAATTACATGTTTCAGCAAATGGAACCAGCAAAGCAGGCAAAAGTGATGAAAGAATTCCAGAAGCAATCATCACAAATGGACATGACGGTAAGACTGATGCAAAACTTTAACTTCTACAAAATTTTAATTGTTACATTCAAAAACAAACTTTGGTGTTTATGTGAAATTGCTTAACACTTTTGAACAAATCATTTTTGTAAGAGTAACTTTTTTAAAATTAAGCATTTGGGTCCAACTTgtcactttctctctctctcactctctctctctctctctcaatatgtataaatgtatatttgtgtatatatatatatatatgtataaatatatatatgtatacatatatatatgtatacatatatatacatatgtatatatatgtatatatgtatatatgtatgtgtatgtgtatatacttatacacacacacacacacatatatatgtatatatatatatatatatatatatatgtatatgtatatgtatatatatatatgtatatgtatatgtatatatatatgtatatatatatgtatatatatatatgtatatatatatgtttgtatacacGTGTAAGTCATAGAGGCACAAGCTTAATATGGTGCTAAGGCTCACCCTCACTTTCATGATTTGCTCTTGGCAAAAATTTGGTAGTTATATTTCCTGTCTTTTTTGTCCTATGTAATACTAGATGAAAAATTTTCAGCACATTAAACTGTTGGAAATGGTGTATCTGCTCAAACTTATACCGTAATTATGATTGACGAACAATGGCTAATAGCTGCTACCACAGCATATTTGTCAAATGAACAAGCTTGGATTTTTCTTACAAGGATTTTAGCACACTCAGAGTTGCTTATGTAACAGACCTCTTTCTTCAGGATATGGTGCAATTAAAGATTGATTGATGTTGATGATTTCCACTTTGTAGAATTAATAAATTGAAATGCATTAATCTATGCTATTAAATGGAAACCAATTGTTTGCAAACTTCTTGCTTTAATGCATTTTTAGCCTAGATATCTTTAGAAATCTCTCTCTCAGCCCCCATCTCGTGTGTGTTTAATTTTGTGAACAATCTATATTTGTACTTCTATATATGCAGCTTGAGATGATGTCGGAGGCCATTGATGAAACATTGGATAAAGATGAGGCAGAAGAGGAAACAGAAGAGCTCACAAACCAGGTAAGATGAACTTTTGTGTCGTTTTAACATCTCAATTATACTTTTATATAAACCTTTCTTGAAGCAAGCAAAAGTACATCTTGGCTACAGAATTCCCTTAATGTGATTCATACTGTAAGTTGGTTTTTGTCTTATTTGTTTTAGGTGCTTGATGAAATTGGTGTCGATGTTGCCTCACAGGTATTCCTTTTGCATATCTATTTGGTGTGCAATATTAGATATTCAAACTATGTTTTCTTCCCTCATTGTAATTTAAAATCTTAATGACAATTAaacatctttttttgtttttgatcatTTTCTTTTGCAGCTATCTTCAGCTCCCAAAGGCCGGATTGCAGTCAGCAGTAAGAAAGTTGATACTGCCTCTAGGTATGAAATGTTTGCTAACAGACACTCAGTTACATGCACAATTCAGGTTATGCACTGGTCAagccatgagtacctccactagttATCTTCTTGCTTTTTGGTTGATGCTTAGAGATAAAATTCTGATTCCATGTACTACGATGGTCTCGCATTAATTGTTTTTAGTGTTGCAGGACTGTAGCTCCAAAGAATCCTGAAGTTGATGACCTAGAGAAGAGGTTGGCATCTCTGCGTCGCATTTGACATGGCTACTAAAAATCATTCAAATGTAAAGCTTGCTTGAAAAAGGGCTGTCCGATGTTGTTGATGGAATTGAGGTATCTATCTGTTACAGTAGATGTTGCAGTATTGGTGCCAGCTGATAGTGATTTAGTTACCTTTACTTTTGAACCTAAAGAGATGTAATAAAATGCATATTATCATATAAGACACTGTTGAAAAACTCTGGACAACTGGACTATTTCTCAGTTTTTGTATATTGATGAATAAGGAAATAGGGCTATGAGGATTATACGAGTCCGATGGCTGGATATTCATGTTGCATTTCTCTGAATGGGATCGGTTTATACCAAAAGAGCTTATGGAGATGACCTAATACCTATTGCTTTCCTGCTAAAAGGCAATGCTTGTAGACCTGCTTGAGTTGCAACATAAAGAGCTTTGAGTTGTAATTCCTGATATCAGAACAGACTCTTGACTAAAGCTCATGATGTATCaatgctttatgctttgcttacAACCTCGGAGAAACCAGATATTGAGCATGTACATCATGGTGGTGGTACTTACATATTTCCTTATCCATTATGTTGATTTCTGAGGCAATTTGACTCCTTTGTTTATTTACTTTTATAAAGATTGTTTCTTCTGTGCTGAAGCTGTACAAGTCACCGAGGTTACAGTCCCACAAGTGATGATAGAGGCTTGACAAGCTTGCCAATTTTGATAGATCTCATGAGATCTCACACCAATCGGGTGAAGTTTTTTCTCTAGACTTTGTCCAATCGTATGATGTAATTTCTGCTTAATAAATGAATCGAGTGTTCTTCTCTAGAAATAATAAAGAAAACTGTTGCATGCCACACAACTTCACCCGTTGCAGTCTGTCTCCATCTTATTTTTTCTATTGAATTCTTCTTTCTGTGGTGAATGAATGTATGAATATTTAGTTTTTgaagaaaattaattatttatgagctgtgttatatatatatatatatatatatctccaaaaATTTAAGTGATCATCATAATATTATACCtctatatgaatctcatgacgtcAGGAAGTTAGGTTGTCGAAAAATATGAAGTGGAAAAGTACACAAAACAATATGTTACAATGGATTTTTATTGGGGTTATTCGATACAAGATTAGTATACTTGCAAACAGCTGCTGTCTTCCACATCATCTACATGAACAGGTTCACTATATATTATCTTTTTGCTCCGATCATTTCCACCTCCCCCGGCTAACCCTAAACAGGTTCACTatacatcatctctctctctctccgccaaCCTGTCTTCTCTGAAGGTTCCCAAATCTTCCAATCTTCTCGGTCAAATCTCTCAGCGTTCTTCCTGCATGGGCGTGCACTGGTTAGGACCACCTGCGTCCCTGGATGTGCGCTTCGCCTCACCTTCCTCCATATATCGTGTGTATCATTCTCCACTGTTCGTCCCTCCTCTCACCTTCTCCTTTCTCGTCCTCTTCCTCGAAGTTCCCCCCGTCACAGCGTCCCCATCTCCTTTTCCTTTTCCAAGTGGGGATACCGCCGAGGCTATGGCCCAAGCTATTAGAGGTCaagaagatgcatttggacaagcacAGCTCATCAGAGATGCTGCCGTCGAAAGCCGCTCTAGAGAAAGCAGCTCCTCACAGGTTTAACTCGGCCTTCCTTCTGCTGCACTTCTCTTAGGGACGTTCTTGTCTAGACTTGAGTGATTGATGATCTCTACACTTTACCTTCTCTTTCATTTTATCCTATTATTTTTGCTGTTGCTTCTCAAGATTATAGATTAATGCTGCTGAAGCATTTCATGGAACCTTCTTGGCTTAGAGTGTTTATATCATTTGATGTTTAGATGTGTTTATATCATTTGCTGCACTTAAAAGAGGGAAGGGGGTGTGAGAGCAATTTGCTTGAATTGGATGTCGGCTTCGCTATCTGCCATGCTAAGCATCTATCTCTGCAATTGGATGCGATGTCTGCCTGACTTTGGTGCTGTTGTGGTGCAACTCGACGTCGACATGACTCACGAGCAACATGCTCATGCTGATATTAGATGAACATGAGTTTACATGCGTGCATTCATCTTTTCTATGGTCATCCTCTCTCACAACAAGAAGAACAATCTGTGCTCTTTTGCATGGACACAATTTGGTGGTGGAATGTAACGAATGTGTTTCTGTATCGCCAAGCTTTATTACGATCCCCCAAGACCAATCCAAGAAAATGACTACTCATCAGTTGTACTAACGAGTGTTAACAGATGCATTGATTGTTGCAGCTACTTGGTCATGGAACACACGATCAGCTCTGTGATGCCGTGCATGAGAACCTGTTGAACTCAGATCCCGAGTTCAACACAGTGGGGCAGATCTCCACCTTGTCCCTGCAAGAGAAAGGAAGGTCCCAAGGCACCTCAAGCTCTGCCAGAGTCTGAGTTCCCGTTGCAGATGATGAACCCAGGATTTTGTAGCTGGCTTCCAAGTACCTACCAAACAGCCTGCTGCCATGCAGCGCATGTCTTGAGAGAACAATTAATTTTAGCGTGGATCACATCACATTACACGGTTTTGTTTCCTGTCATGATCATGTCATCAAGTTATCACTGTGATTATGGCTAATCACCCAAGACAAGATAATGCTGCAATCCCTGCGTGGTCCCTTGATGTCGGCACACAAGGGAATAAAGATGAACGCACTGAGGAGATCGTCGTCATCCAACTCCTGCAAATGTCGCAGGATTGGATTCAATTCCAATCTTCAGGGATGTTGACCGAAACCGACCGTAATCCCAATTGAGTTCCTTCATAATCCATCATCAGCTGAGCTAATCATGCATCTACTAAAAGTCAGCTTCCGTTTATATAATGAACTTTGAGTTTTAACGAGTCATCGGAGATTCTGACAACCAAGACGAAGAATAGGATAAACTAAGAACAAATCAGTCGTTAAGACGACGCAGATTAGTCGCATCAGTCGATGCAAAGTGTTCATGCAGAGACTCAAAGATGACACCAAAACTTGTGCTTCGTGTCACTGCCACTACACACGTGgagtgaaaaaggaagaagagaggagaaattGGGCCCAAACTGTGGATAGAGGAGAAGCTCGAAGGGATATGAGCTGAGACTCTGAGGTGTGGCCATGTTTTAACCAGGGCCTACCACGGGCATCATCGGTCGATCTCAAGCTTGCAACATCaaatgaaagagaagaaaagaagtggAGAAGAGCTGTCTACTGCCCCAGTTGTGCTTCAATAATTTTGCTGGGTTTTCCATGGTGGGATTCTCGGAGGGACCTCCCAAACATTCCTCACCGCAGTCTCCTTCCATCCACCGAGACACTTGCTATGTGAGCCTCGGGCTCACTTGGGTCAGACATCACACCCGAAcaccctcgcacccaccattgtCGCATCACGACCAACATAATACAGTCCACGAATGCTGTCGACGAGAGGTGACTAGCTTCATCGGATGCAGCCTGTCTCTCCACGGAAAAAGAAGATGACGTTATGTGGGCATACCACCGGTAATAATGCATGAACTCACAGATGACTCCATGTCGAAGGGGTCGAGCAGAAATGGCCGAAGAGCGCAGATTCTTCATCTACTCGGTCACTCAACCGCAGACACCGCCCAACCCCTCGCTAAGAACATCAAAATCCTGTCTGCAGCGTGTGTGAGCGTTTCGTCTTAGGAAATGGTTTCATGCAACTGATATGCTTCCCCTCGGTGGCACTAAAAGGGAAGGATAAGATACAACTCACTGCGCCAAGATGCCATACAAATATGTGCCATGATCTCATGGACATCTTTGCACTACCGGTGACAGTCCCAATTCACCATAGATTGAGTACTTGGAAAATATTCCAGAAAGATTACCGGTCCCAATTCGAATCATCGTTTTATTCGTTCCGAGAATAACAGGATGGCTAGATTAGCATCAACCTTTGCACTCAAGAACCAGTCTTGTTCCGAGCATAGGTAACAAATGAGGTGATCTCCTGTTAATTTCTCGAATTGTTGACCAACTTTAGTGTGAAGAATCTTCACccaacattcatatatatatatatatatatatatatatatatatattgaagatATCCATCCAAAGGATACTAAATGAAAGAAAGCTATTGTGGAGTGCAGCTGGGAGTGGAGAAGAGGTAATATGTTGATAGAAATACATAGTACAATGGAAATGTCTGCATCACTGTTTTCAGAGATCACCTAATCAGATGATGGATGGTTATTTGATGGTAAACAAAAAAATAGGTAGTGTTCTATTGATCTTTTACACAATAAGATAAACAAGTAACTTGTATGAGCTCAAATTTCTGGATCATCCGAAGACCAGAAAAATTTTCTCATTCCTTTGTATTATACACTGCAAATTCTGGCTTCAACAGGCCATCAGTACTAAGTAACGAGGAGAAGGCAACAGGTCGAGATTCCTGGAGCACCGACTCCGCGATAAGTCCATGACAGAAGTTGTCGAGTTAAAGATTAGAGCAGACTCCAGACTTGGAAGTGTCATCATCAACCTGCACATATAAAAGCTTACTTTCGGTAAACCAGAATTGTTCTGAGAAGAGGAAGATTTTGTTGCTGATCACATCCAAATTACCAGATCTGTTGTTCTCAGTACTGGCACAATTAGGTCCTCCGGCACCGGGTCGGAGACTGCCGCCAGGTGCTCCTGCCGACTGATTCTGCTGCACCGGTTGAGATCCATATGTACAAAAATTCGTTGCCTGGAACGCGATCATAATGTCGAACCCATCAGCAAAATGAAAAATGGCCAAAAAACCGAAGAAACGAATGCAATCGACTCTGCAAACCTGATGAGATGGCATGATAGGCATGCCAAGGTACCGGGCATATGATTCAGGAAGATGAATGTTCTGCATCTGGTTGGGGAAATTTACAGCGTTCATGGCTGGGGAGGGGAAGAATGATGTCTGGTTTGTGCCAGAAGCTGTGGCTACAGATTGGTTCACAAATGGAACTCTTGGCAATTGAACTGCACCGTGAATGGCTGGCACGGAAGCATGacccatccccatccccatccccattCCCATGCTTGAAATATACTGTTGGACACCGGGAAACATCATCGACGCCATGCCGCTTCCCATCCACATCATCTGATACATGGTTATCGATATGAGCATCGCCGATTCTGCTGTTTGTGTATGGATTAAAGCGTGCAGAGGCATCAAGTTTTCGTACCTGAACTTGCAGCTGCAGTGATTTCAGGTACTCGATTGCTTCATCTAGCATTGATGCTTTATCCGTCTGAAATCATGAATGTCGCACACTCAAATGAAGTTATAGAATCTGCTTAAGTGTCCATTATCTATCTCTTCAtctctatacatatatatgcatatacatatatacatatatatatacacacatatatacatatatacatatgcatatacatatatatatacatatacataaacatatatatatatatatacatatacatatacatatatatatatatatacacacatatatatatacacatacatatatatatatatatatacacacacatatatgtaccttgttgcagtgaggtatgaGATCCTGAAGAGCCTTCATTTTCTCATTTATTCTGTCTCTTCTTCTCTACACAAGATAAGAGCTTTGTAAGGACAGAGACATCAATGGCCGTGAGAAGAGCTGGTAGCTCATCTTACCCTCTCCGAGAGGTTGTGGACTTCGGCAGCACGACTTCTGCGTTTGGATATCGGTCGCTGAGCTGGTTTCTTCTCCTCGATGGATTCGTACTCAACTTCCTGCAAGTTTCAGCATCTTCACGAACATGGAACGTAGAAGAACAGAGAACTGGAATCATTACCTCGCTCTGACACCCGGAATCATCTACGTCGTCTCTTGCCTTCCTCTTGTGGCTCTGATCACTCGCATTCTGCTGTCCTGTTCTTCCGTAACTGGAGCCAGAGCCACCTGACGTCGAGGTTAAGGTGCATTCATGTGCCTTGGACTGCATCCCCTCCGAGAGAACCCTCATCCTGGTGTCCTCCTCAAGCCCTGTAACAATGTCAGCTGCATCATGGCTCAAATTATTGCTCGGATCGGTGTGGGCATGGATTTGATTGCTTCCGCAGGTACTCGATCCAACCGTCATCATCGAGGACTCCTGGGCGCCTGCCTTGCTGCTGCTCCCACCTCCCTTGTGCCCCTGTGGGCATCTCGAGGATCCCAAATCGGCCTTCGCTTGCTTGGAGAAGTGGGAGAAGTTGAGAGCCCCAGCGTTCTCTAAGCAGGACGACTGCGGTGTGGTGGTGCCCATAAGATGTGATTTGGGAGGGGGCATGGTGTTGTTGTCCTTGGGAGCAGACGCCGCCAAGGCATTGCTCGAACCGAATCTTACCAACCTGTCTTCTTCTGCAACGAAGTCTTTGCTGTTCTTATCGGAATCAGCAGCTGCATCTGCGCCGCCTGTGATCTCAGGGAAGAACTCGGAACAGAACTCCTTTTCGAAGGAGTCATCGAGAGGGTACTGGAACCACGAGCCAGTGTCAGCATCTTGCATCAGGTTGCCGGAACCCCCAAGCGGCTGCTGCTCGTGCTTCTGCACTTGATCGGGTTTCTGAGCTTGTTTAAGCTCATCGACGTTGGCGGGAGGTCTCCGGTGACTCTGGCTGTGCATGACGACATGTCCATTCCTCCATAGCAGCTCTATGAGCTCGTTATCGGGTCTGTAAGGTCGGAAGAGGAGGGGATGATACATATGGATTGAAGCTGCATGCAGTACAGAAACAGATGGAAAGTGAGATGAAGCAGGAAGGTGGTTCTGACCCCATTGGTTTCTTCTGATTTGTCATGGGAAGGAGATCTGTCAAGCAGCCAGAGTCGTCATCCATGGCCCAGTCAGGAACATAGTGGTTCATTGCTTGATGAATAGCTTCTCCACAGAAGAGAAACAAAACCAAATCAGAACATGTGAGaaaaactacataacacaaatacAACTTGGAagatttcttttcttgtttcctGAGAAGTATAGGGgtttggaggaggaagaagaagatgaagagaatAGTAGCAAAGGTAATGCAAATTCTTACAGGACGGGTTGAACGAGAACAGAGCTCGAATtgccaaagaagaaagaaaagctcAAATCTCCTGGCTAGCCACAGCAAACAACAACAAATAggacacaagagagagagagagagagagagagagagaaagagagaggaatcAGAAGGATCCTAAAGAAAGTGAATTAGACTGAAAGAAGAGAAAAATTCTTCCCAAAAGAAATATTAGATTGTTCAAAGTAATCatggaagaaaaagaaggaattgaAAAAGATGAAACCAACTCCAACTCAAGCTGTGAAACCCAATACCATGATGGAGAAATACCAAGAAAACTGAGCATTAGAGCATGTGAGAGTTGAATTGTAGCATTTGATCATGAGAaggactcccccccccccccccccccccccccccaaaaaaaaaagaggaaaagttCAAGCAGTGTTTCAGAATTTGGGtgttaaaagaaatattaaattcTCATGAAACAGCTCAACTCATTAAAATATgcatacacatattagaaaaaaaagaagatcaaATCTTTGTTgggaaaaaggagagagaaaaagcTCTGGAAAATATAGGGAAAAAATTCACGATAACCATGGAGGAAAGTTGAAAGAGAAGGGAGGAGAAAGAACAAACCAGCTTCAGAAAGAGCTCCTCTCAATTCTCCAACAAGCTTTCATGCAAACAGTAAGCCACTGTCAAATGGAACAGAAttccctctttctttctctctctgtgtCTCTTGTTCCCAACTCTTCTTGTTAAGAAGAGGCCTTCAAAGAGGCCTGTGACAGAGAGatagagagggggagagagagagagagagagagaggattgttACACATTTGACCCTCTGCTCCTTTAACCACGGCCAGATTCGGAAATTGACAAAGAGGAGGCCACATGACATCGTTATCGCATCACAACATGACATTTATGATGCTACCTGCTTTCTACTTATGAGTATTTTCTTGCTATGAAATCTTTGGCTATACCTGTCTGTCTTGCTGCTTGTTTCTGTATCACCTTCCTGCGTTGGGGCTTCGACACCCCGCATGCCAATCCAAGTTCCTTCTGGTGTCTGAATTCAGGATCGATCACTCCAAAACGTGA
Above is a genomic segment from Musa acuminata AAA Group cultivar baxijiao chromosome BXJ3-4, Cavendish_Baxijiao_AAA, whole genome shotgun sequence containing:
- the LOC135637234 gene encoding vacuolar protein sorting-associated protein 2 homolog 2-like; amino-acid sequence: MNIFKKKTSPKDALRTSKREMAVATRGVEREIASLQLEEKKLVAEIKKTAQTGNEAATRILARQLVRLRQQITNLQGTRAQIRGIATHTQAMYANTSLSTGMKGASKAMAAMNKQMEPAKQAKVMKEFQKQSSQMDMTLEMMSEAIDETLDKDEAEEETEELTNQVLDEIGVDVASQLSSAPKGRIAVSSKKVDTASRTVAPKNPEVDDLEKRLASLRRI
- the LOC135635048 gene encoding transcription factor PHYTOCHROME INTERACTING FACTOR-LIKE 13-like — protein: MNHYVPDWAMDDDSGCLTDLLPMTNQKKPMGPDNELIELLWRNGHVVMHSQSHRRPPANVDELKQAQKPDQVQKHEQQPLGGSGNLMQDADTGSWFQYPLDDSFEKEFCSEFFPEITGGADAAADSDKNSKDFVAEEDRLVRFGSSNALAASAPKDNNTMPPPKSHLMGTTTPQSSCLENAGALNFSHFSKQAKADLGSSRCPQGHKGGGSSSKAGAQESSMMTVGSSTCGSNQIHAHTDPSNNLSHDAADIVTGLEEDTRMRVLSEGMQSKAHECTLTSTSGGSGSSYGRTGQQNASDQSHKRKARDDVDDSGCQSEEVEYESIEEKKPAQRPISKRRSRAAEVHNLSERRRRDRINEKMKALQDLIPHCNKTDKASMLDEAIEYLKSLQLQVQMMWMGSGMASMMFPGVQQYISSMGMGMGMGMGHASVPAIHGAVQLPRVPFVNQSVATASGTNQTSFFPSPAMNAVNFPNQMQNIHLPESYARYLGMPIMPSHQATNFCTYGSQPVQQNQSAGAPGGSLRPGAGGPNCASTENNRSG